GGACGCCGAAGATGATGGGTTTTTCCGTCTGAAGCATGGCCTGCATGAGGCCAGAAGCAGCCTGGGCGGCCACGTACTCGAAATGGGGGGTTTCCCCCCGCACCACAGCGCCTAAAGCCACCACCGCATCCACGTCGGGGCGCAGGGCCAGGCGCTTGGCCACCAGGGGTAGCTCAAAGGAACCCGGCACCCAGGCCACCAGAACCTCGGCGGGGTCTCCGCCCAGGCGGGCGTAGGCCTCGAGGGCCCCTTCCAGGAGGAGCTTGGTCACCCGTTCGTTGAAGCGGCCCACGGCGATGGCCAGGCGTACCCCTTTGGCGGTAAGGATGGGGGAGAGGGTCTTGGGCTTCATGGTCCCAATATACTTTGGGGGTGGAGCGGTATCTCCTGGTGGCCTTGGGCGGGGCCTTGGGCTCCGCCTTGCGCTATGGGCTTGGGGCCTGGGTGCAGGCCCTTACCGGGCCCAGCTTCCCCTATAGCACCCTCTTGATCAACGCTTTGGGCAGTTTCCTCATCGGCGTGGTGATCCGCCTGTCCCTGGAGGGGGCCCTTTCCGGGGAGGGGCGCCTCTTCCTGGCGGTAGGGGTGTTGGGGGGGTTCACCACCTTCTCCACCTTTAGCTACGAGACCCTGGCCCTCATCCAGGATGGCGAGGCGTGGAGGGCCTTTTTATACGTCTTTTTCAGCGTCTTCCTGGGCCTTTTCCTGGTGCTCCTGGGCTACCGCCTGGGCGGGGCCCTGGTAGCCTAGGGGTATGAAGCTGGAAGGGGAGGCCAAGCTCCTGCGCGTCTTTGTGGGGGAGTCGGACCGGCATGGGGGGAGGCCCCTCTATGAAGCCATCGTCCTCGAGGCCAAGCGCCAGGGCCTGGCCGGGGCCACGGTGTTCAAGGGCTTCATGGGCTTCGGTGCCCACTCCCGCATCCACACCGCCAAGGTGCTCCAGCTCTCCGAGGACCTGCCCGTCATGATCGAGATCGTGGACACCGACGAGAAGATCCGGGCCTTTCTGCCCGTGTTGGAGGGGATGGTGAAGGAGGGGCTGGTGACCCTGGAGAAGGTGGAGGTCATCCGCTACCGAAGCCGGTGATCCAGGGCGCTTTCTTTTCCTGGGGGCTGGTCTAGCCTGAAGGTATGGAGAGGATTCCCCCGGGCCAGGTGGTCACGGAGCGGTTCCCTATCCTCACCTATGGGGAGGAGCCCAGGGTTTCCCCCGAGGAGTGGCGGTTTTCCCTCTTCGGCCTGGTGGAGGAGCCTTTCACCCTCACCTACCCGGAGCTCCTCCGCCTGCCCCAGGTGGAGGTGGTGCGGGACTTCCACTGCGTCACCCGCTGGAGCCGCCTGGATGTGGCCTGGCGGGGGGTGCGGGTGAGGGACCTTTTGCTGAAGGCCAAGCCCAAGCCCCAGGCGGTGGCCGCCTTGGTTCACAGCTACGGAGGCTACACCACCAACCTCTTCCTGGAGGACCTCCTGCGGGAGGATGTCCTCCTCGCCCATACCCTTTTCGACAAGCCCCTGCCTTTGGAGCGGGGTGGGCCGGTGCGCCTGGTGGTGCCCCACCTCTACGCCTGGAAAAGCGCCAAGTGGGTGCGGGGCATTGAGCTTCTGGACCACTTGGAGCTGGGGTTTTGGGAAAAACTGGGCTACCACTTCCGGGGCGACCCCTGGCGGGAGGAGCGCTTTCAGGAGGGTCCCATCCCCGCCGCCAGCCTGAGGTTCCAAAGCCGAAAAGGAGGGAGGGAAGGATGACGGCTCTGGAGCAAGCCCGCATGGATGTGGAGGAGGCCTTGCGCCGTTACTGGGAGTGCGTGAAGGCGGAGGAGGAGGAGTACGCCGAGGACTACGAGCGGGTCACCTTTATGGAGTACGAGGCCCCCGCTCCCGATCCCTGTGCCGAGGCCTTTTCCCGGCTGGTGGCGGCGGTGCGGGCCTACGAGAGGGCCTCGGGGCGGCGGGATGACCTGGACCTGGGCGCGCTGAGGAACCGGGTTTACGAGGCCCTGGACAGAGGGTAGGCTTGGGCCCTGCCTCCCTGGAAGTAATGGGCCTCTTGGTATCCGAGGTTGAGGAGAAGATCCACCGCCTCTTTGAAGGCGTACCCCACCTGGGGGGGCTGGTGGGCGTCGGAGCCCAGCACCACCCCGATCCCGAGCTCTCGGGCCCGCCGTAGGAGGGCGGGGGCTGGGTAGATCTCCTGGGCCGGGTTCCGGAGCCCGGCGGTGTTCACATCCAGGAGAAGCCCCTCCTCCGCTATGGCTCTAAGGGCGGGTTCGGCCAACTCCACGAGAGCTTCCTCCGGAAGGCGGTGGCCGAACTTCTTGGGCAGGTCCAGGTGCCCGATAGCGTGAAAGAGGCCACTTCTTGCCGCTTTTTCCACCTCCTGGAAGTAGGCCTGGAAGACCCCCTTCAGATCTCGCCAGGTGTACTCCTCCTGGTGGTCGGGATGGTCCAGGGGCCAGGCCCCCAGGTAGTGGACGCTGCCGATCACGTAGTCGAAGGGGTAGCCTTTAAGCAGGGTCCGCACGAACTCCTCCGTGCCCTCGTGGAAGTCGGCTTCCAGACCGATCCCCACGTAGAGGTCTGGGTGATCCTCCCGGATTTTCTCCAGGGCCAGGAGGTAAAAGGGTAAGGCCTCGAGGCGCATGCGGCTCATGGGATCGTACCAGGAAGGCATGGGGCTGTGGTCGGTGAAAACCAGGCCCTTCAGCCCTGCCTTCCGGGCGTAAAACAGGTACTCCCCCGGAGCCCCCTGAGCATGGCCGCAAAGGGGGGTATGGACGTGGCTATCCACCATGTACCGATTCTATCCGAAGAAGGGTTCCTTCCCAGGTGTAGGCGACCACCCTTTGCCCCAGGGCCTGGGACAGATCCAGGGAGAGGAAGGGATCCTCCAGGAGCCCTCCTTCAAGCGGAGGGAGGGTGGTCACCTCCTGCACCAGAACGGTCAGGGCTGAGGGAAAAAGGGCGGGGTAGCGTTCCAGGATGGCTTCTACCCGGAAGGCTTCGGCCCAAAGCCGCTTCACAGCGAAAAGGGCCTCCTGTGGGTTCCGGGCCAGGCGGTAGGTTCCTTCCCCTGCCCGGCGGACGAGGAAGGGTCCCTTGCCCTCGAGGGTTTCCAGGAAGGCTTCAGCCCGCTCAGGGAGAAGGTAGCTTTCCCGCACCGCCCGCTTTGCCTCCTCCGCCGCCAGCAGCAACCTTTCCTCATCCACGCGCACGCCAAAGACTCCCTGAAAAAGCCTACCGATGCGCTCGGCAAGGTTGTTGAGGCGGGCGAACTCCTCCCAAAGCCCCACTACCCAGGTTTTCCCCACGGGGAAACCCAGGTCCTGGGCCTGCCTCAGGAGGAGAACCTCTCCCTGGCCTTCCGCTTGGGCCAAGGGGGTTAGTCCAGGGCTCGCCATAGGTACCAAGCCAGGTGGCTGCGGTAGGGCCGGAAGGCCTCGCCGAAAGCAGGAAGCGCCAGGGCTTCCACACCGAAGAGCGCCTGGGCTGCCCGGCGTAGACCCAGGTCTCCCACAGGCCAGACATCGGGCCGCCTCAGGCCGAACATGAGGAACATATCCACCGTCCAGGGGCCTATGCCTTGTACCGGCAGAAGCCTTTCCTTGACCGCTTCGTCCTCCAGGGAGTCCAACCCGTCCAGAAGCCCTTCCAGGCTCCTAGCGGCCAGGTCCCGAAGGGCCTGGGCCTTGGCGTGGGAAAGCCCCGCCTGGCGGAGGAGGGCGAGGGGTACTTGGAGGAGGGCTTCAGGATGGGGCTCTACCTTGGACCAGAGCCGGGCGCTGATGGCGGCTGCTGCTTTGCCCGAAAGCTGCTGGGCCACGATGCTTTCGGCCAGCACCTTGAAGGGTTCTTCCCGGGGTGCCACATGGGGTAGGAAGGGGGCAGGGCCGAAGCGGCGGTAGAACTCCGCCAGGATCAGATGCTCAAACAAAGCGTACCCCTTCGGCCCGGGTTACCTTGCCCTGGTAGAGGAAGGTGATCTGGCGCAAGGTGGCCTGAAGGTCAAAGGGCGTGAGGGCGCTGGTGGCGTCCTCCGGGAGGACCACCCGGTACCAGCGAAGGGCGGCGGAGCCTGCGGTGTGGAGCACGCAGATGTTGGCCACGGTGCCCGTCACCACCACGTGCTTTATCCCCCAAAGGTGCAGGTAGTGGTCCAGGGGGGTGCCGTAGAAGGCGTCGTAGCGCACCTTCTGGATGATCAGGTCCCCCGGCTCAGGGCGGAGGTCCTCCAGGATCTCCGCCCCCCAGGTGCCCGCCACCGCATGCCGGGGCCAGATCTGGAACTCGGGGTCGTCCTCCCGGTGCCAGTCCTGGGTGTAGACCACCTTGGCCCCCGCCTGCCGCGCCCTTTCCAGAAGAAGCCGGATGGCCGGAACGCTTTTAGGGGCATCGGGCACGAAAAGGGCACCTTGAGGGTGGGCGAAGTCGTTTTGCATGTCCACCACGATCAAGGCGGTTTCCTTGGCGGGAAGCTCCAGGCTTTCCACCTTGGGGATTTCCGGAACTTCTACCATACCCTTATTTTGCCACCTTGACCCGGGGGAGGGGAGGGGCTACACTCTAGCGCATGAAAATACGGGACCTCCTAAAGGCGCGCAAGGGGCCCCTCTTCTCCTTTGAGTTCTTCCCCCCCAGGACCCCGGAAGGGGAAGAGGCCCTTTTCCGCACCATG
This genomic interval from Thermus antranikianii DSM 12462 contains the following:
- a CDS encoding DUF190 domain-containing protein, which produces MKLEGEAKLLRVFVGESDRHGGRPLYEAIVLEAKRQGLAGATVFKGFMGFGAHSRIHTAKVLQLSEDLPVMIEIVDTDEKIRAFLPVLEGMVKEGLVTLEKVEVIRYRSR
- the crcB gene encoding fluoride efflux transporter CrcB, coding for MERYLLVALGGALGSALRYGLGAWVQALTGPSFPYSTLLINALGSFLIGVVIRLSLEGALSGEGRLFLAVGVLGGFTTFSTFSYETLALIQDGEAWRAFLYVFFSVFLGLFLVLLGYRLGGALVA
- a CDS encoding sulfite oxidase-like oxidoreductase yields the protein MERIPPGQVVTERFPILTYGEEPRVSPEEWRFSLFGLVEEPFTLTYPELLRLPQVEVVRDFHCVTRWSRLDVAWRGVRVRDLLLKAKPKPQAVAALVHSYGGYTTNLFLEDLLREDVLLAHTLFDKPLPLERGGPVRLVVPHLYAWKSAKWVRGIELLDHLELGFWEKLGYHFRGDPWREERFQEGPIPAASLRFQSRKGGREG
- a CDS encoding histidinol-phosphatase HisJ family protein, coding for MVDSHVHTPLCGHAQGAPGEYLFYARKAGLKGLVFTDHSPMPSWYDPMSRMRLEALPFYLLALEKIREDHPDLYVGIGLEADFHEGTEEFVRTLLKGYPFDYVIGSVHYLGAWPLDHPDHQEEYTWRDLKGVFQAYFQEVEKAARSGLFHAIGHLDLPKKFGHRLPEEALVELAEPALRAIAEEGLLLDVNTAGLRNPAQEIYPAPALLRRARELGIGVVLGSDAHQPPQVGYAFKEAVDLLLNLGYQEAHYFQGGRAQAYPLSRAS
- a CDS encoding DNA-3-methyladenine glycosylase family protein, which encodes MFEHLILAEFYRRFGPAPFLPHVAPREEPFKVLAESIVAQQLSGKAAAAISARLWSKVEPHPEALLQVPLALLRQAGLSHAKAQALRDLAARSLEGLLDGLDSLEDEAVKERLLPVQGIGPWTVDMFLMFGLRRPDVWPVGDLGLRRAAQALFGVEALALPAFGEAFRPYRSHLAWYLWRALD
- the ribH gene encoding 6,7-dimethyl-8-ribityllumazine synthase produces the protein MKPKTLSPILTAKGVRLAIAVGRFNERVTKLLLEGALEAYARLGGDPAEVLVAWVPGSFELPLVAKRLALRPDVDAVVALGAVVRGETPHFEYVAAQAASGLMQAMLQTEKPIIFGVLTTNTPEEAQERAGGKAGNKGAEAVFTAIEMVRLLEAISR
- a CDS encoding nicotinamidase, whose product is MVEVPEIPKVESLELPAKETALIVVDMQNDFAHPQGALFVPDAPKSVPAIRLLLERARQAGAKVVYTQDWHREDDPEFQIWPRHAVAGTWGAEILEDLRPEPGDLIIQKVRYDAFYGTPLDHYLHLWGIKHVVVTGTVANICVLHTAGSAALRWYRVVLPEDATSALTPFDLQATLRQITFLYQGKVTRAEGVRFV